In Acidobacteriota bacterium, the following proteins share a genomic window:
- a CDS encoding RHS repeat protein encodes MRQSRFRSSAVRRSLSSILTAVLIVSLFYAPLPALQPRVTGAINQLNYGNGLQLTMGYNDTRQQPINMKVGPNGTGSITNYTYEYYDATSHNNNRIRSITNGVEGQYSVNYTYDSYNRLTHATASAYSRYYTYDAFGNLRTGSGSGGPNPSYTLNYDINSTTAPLNNRLLSVTENGQTQPFYYDNAGNLTQGDGMTYAYDAANRMTSVNNGALGQYGYDGAGMRVKKVEGGGTVWYVRSSTLGNTAIEVTSAGVQRAYVYAGDRLLAQQATDGQFYWSHTNHLGNARAMTEVNGNFAYQGQFDPHRQPLQEGAASGNTNLNLKKFAGHRLDA; translated from the coding sequence ATGCGCCAAAGCCGATTTCGTTCATCCGCCGTCCGCCGCAGCTTATCCAGCATATTGACCGCGGTGTTAATCGTCAGTTTGTTTTATGCCCCGCTGCCGGCCTTGCAACCCAGAGTAACAGGCGCCATCAATCAGTTGAATTACGGCAACGGCTTGCAACTGACGATGGGTTACAACGATACGCGGCAACAACCGATTAACATGAAGGTCGGGCCGAACGGCACAGGCTCGATCACCAATTACACCTACGAGTATTACGACGCGACAAGCCACAACAACAACCGCATCCGCAGCATCACGAATGGCGTAGAGGGGCAGTATTCGGTCAACTACACCTACGACAGCTACAACCGGCTGACCCACGCGACGGCCAGTGCGTACTCGCGCTATTACACCTACGACGCCTTCGGCAATCTGCGCACAGGCAGCGGCAGTGGCGGGCCGAATCCGAGTTACACCCTGAATTACGACATCAACAGCACGACCGCCCCGCTCAACAACCGCCTGCTGAGCGTGACAGAGAACGGGCAGACGCAGCCGTTTTACTATGACAACGCGGGGAACCTGACGCAGGGTGATGGGATGACCTACGCATACGACGCGGCGAACCGGATGACGAGTGTGAACAATGGGGCATTAGGGCAGTATGGGTATGATGGGGCGGGGATGCGGGTGAAGAAGGTAGAGGGCGGCGGGACGGTGTGGTATGTGCGGTCGAGTACGTTGGGGAACACGGCGATTGAAGTGACGAGTGCGGGTGTGCAGCGAGCGTATGTTTATGCCGGAGACAGGCTTTTGGCCCAGCAAGCCACAGACGGTCAGTTTTACTGGTCACATACAAATCATCTTGGCAATGCGCGGGCAATGACGGAGGTGAATGGCAATTTCGCATACCAAGGGCAATTCGATCCGCATCGCCAGCCCTTGCAGGAAGGGGCCGCCTCAGGCAATACCAATCTGAATTTGAAGAAGTTTGCTGGCCATAGACTCGACGCTTGA
- a CDS encoding PDZ domain-containing protein: MVWRTVNEKHFDPAFGGVNWEQIRTKYAPQAAAAKSEAEFYALLQQMLGELHQSHFAVIPPESVIDDDHQPALGEIGVAVKLIGAQAFISQVKPDSAAARAGLRSGDALQQIGGVPLTQLIQKLSKSTESEAIKRLRTERLILARLAGEPGSAVKLSYLDARNQPHEITLTRTRVTGEYSPAFGNFPPQRMEFEAQRLPSGYGYIRFNIWVMPMMPKLRAALRELADAPGLIFDLRGNPGGIGGMASGLGGHLFEKETSLGRMQMRSGYTNFAIFPQTLRYTGPVAILLDGGSASTSEVFASGMQELGRAVIVGERSVGAALPSVFQKLPTGALFQYAIGDFKTPKGALIEGRGVLPDVEIKLTRAGLLAGRDLPLAAAVAQLEKQQKHERPSSKAVGK; the protein is encoded by the coding sequence ATGGTTTGGCGCACTGTGAACGAAAAGCATTTTGATCCGGCCTTTGGCGGCGTGAATTGGGAGCAGATACGCACCAAGTATGCGCCGCAAGCCGCCGCCGCCAAAAGCGAGGCAGAGTTTTACGCCCTGTTGCAGCAGATGCTGGGCGAACTGCATCAATCGCATTTCGCGGTGATCCCGCCTGAGTCCGTCATTGATGACGATCACCAGCCTGCCTTGGGTGAAATCGGCGTGGCGGTCAAGCTCATCGGCGCGCAGGCGTTCATCAGCCAAGTCAAACCGGATTCCGCCGCCGCGCGCGCGGGGTTGCGTTCCGGTGATGCCTTGCAGCAAATCGGCGGCGTCCCGCTTACGCAATTGATCCAAAAACTAAGCAAGAGCACTGAATCTGAAGCCATCAAGCGCTTGCGCACAGAGCGCCTGATCCTGGCACGTCTCGCTGGTGAGCCGGGCAGTGCTGTGAAATTAAGCTATCTGGATGCGCGCAATCAACCGCATGAAATTACGTTGACGCGCACGCGCGTTACCGGCGAATACTCGCCCGCCTTCGGCAACTTTCCGCCGCAACGCATGGAATTTGAAGCGCAACGCTTGCCGAGCGGTTACGGCTACATCCGCTTTAACATCTGGGTCATGCCGATGATGCCGAAGTTGCGCGCCGCGCTGCGCGAACTGGCGGATGCGCCGGGGTTGATTTTCGATCTGCGCGGCAACCCGGGCGGCATCGGCGGCATGGCTTCAGGCCTTGGCGGTCACCTGTTTGAAAAAGAAACCTCGCTGGGCCGCATGCAAATGCGCAGTGGCTATACCAATTTCGCGATCTTTCCGCAGACGTTGCGGTATACCGGCCCGGTGGCGATCTTGCTCGATGGCGGCAGTGCTTCGACCAGCGAAGTCTTTGCCAGTGGGATGCAGGAACTAGGCCGCGCTGTGATTGTGGGCGAACGCAGTGTGGGTGCTGCGTTGCCGTCGGTCTTTCAAAAACTTCCGACGGGCGCGCTCTTTCAATATGCCATCGGCGATTTCAAAACGCCCAAAGGCGCCTTGATCGAAGGACGTGGGGTGCTGCCCGATGTGGAGATTAAACTCACCCGCGCAGGTTTGCTGGCCGGACGTGATTTGCCCCTGGCTGCGGCTGTTGCCCAATTAGAGAAGCAGCAGAAGCATGAGCGTCCGTCTTCAAAAGCCGTGGGCAAGTGA
- a CDS encoding four helix bundle protein produces the protein MYSQLPKTAEAQIIGKQVLRSGTSIGAYYRESCRAKSDAESLQQRPGQSANFAKARFSQSGSASKSCSCLSFDYV, from the coding sequence TTGTATTCGCAACTGCCAAAAACGGCGGAGGCACAAATCATTGGAAAGCAGGTTCTGCGTTCAGGTACTTCTATCGGTGCGTATTACCGGGAGTCGTGTCGTGCTAAATCAGATGCCGAATCTTTGCAGCAGCGCCCCGGGCAGTCCGCGAATTTTGCAAAAGCACGGTTCTCCCAGAGCGGTTCGGCGTCTAAGAGTTGTTCTTGCCTGAGCTTTGATTATGTGTGA
- a CDS encoding BMC domain-containing protein: MDALGMIETRGLVAMIEAADAMVKAANVTLVGYEKVDAGLVTAIVRGEVGAVKAAVEAGAAAARKIGEVTSVHVIPRPHGEVEEGLTVIRTGETTRKPISGSVNPQEG; this comes from the coding sequence ATGGATGCTCTTGGAATGATCGAAACGCGCGGCCTTGTGGCCATGATCGAAGCCGCCGACGCGATGGTCAAAGCCGCCAACGTCACGCTGGTCGGTTATGAAAAAGTAGATGCGGGCCTCGTCACCGCCATCGTGCGCGGCGAAGTCGGCGCGGTCAAAGCCGCCGTAGAGGCCGGCGCCGCCGCCGCCCGCAAAATCGGTGAAGTCACCAGCGTCCACGTTATCCCGCGCCCGCACGGCGAAGTCGAAGAAGGCCTGACCGTCATCCGCACCGGCGAAACCACGCGCAAACCGATCAGCGGTTCGGTCAATCCACAAGAGGGATGA